The Candidatus Aminicenantes bacterium genome includes a region encoding these proteins:
- the queA gene encoding tRNA preQ1(34) S-adenosylmethionine ribosyltransferase-isomerase QueA, with translation MRMQDFDFDLPAELIAQRPALRRDDSRLMVVERRTGQISHREFRDFPDLLSGDELVVLNDAKVIPAKAWGKRGQATIEFLFLKEVEPGLWDVLCKPARRVRPGDEVVFADDLKGTASLPEGPAAEAGRRLLRFAVLDVLGRLKRVGFAPLPPYIKRAKADPADRERDLERYQTVFAVNEGAIAAPTAGLHFTPEILERIRAKGVETSRVTLRVGLATFQPMRTDRIEDHRMLEESYDVPEPAAAAIDRAKSEARPVLAVGTTVVRTLESAGRSGRVRPGPGATSLFITPGFEFKIVDRLLTNFHLPRSTLLLLVSALAGRELVLDAYREAVKERYRFFSYGDCMLIV, from the coding sequence ATGAGAATGCAGGATTTCGACTTCGATCTGCCGGCGGAACTGATCGCCCAGCGGCCGGCCCTCCGCCGCGACGATTCGCGGCTGATGGTCGTCGAACGGAGGACGGGGCAGATCTCCCACCGCGAATTCCGCGATTTTCCGGACTTGCTAAGCGGCGACGAACTTGTCGTCCTCAACGACGCCAAGGTCATCCCGGCCAAGGCCTGGGGAAAACGGGGCCAAGCGACGATCGAGTTTCTCTTCTTGAAGGAAGTCGAGCCCGGGCTCTGGGACGTCCTGTGCAAGCCGGCCCGGCGCGTTCGCCCCGGCGATGAAGTCGTTTTCGCCGACGACCTGAAGGGGACGGCGTCCCTGCCCGAGGGGCCGGCCGCCGAAGCAGGCCGTCGGCTCCTGCGCTTCGCCGTTCTCGACGTCCTGGGAAGGCTGAAGCGCGTCGGGTTCGCCCCCCTGCCTCCCTACATCAAGCGGGCCAAGGCCGATCCGGCCGATCGGGAGCGCGACCTCGAGCGCTACCAGACCGTCTTCGCCGTCAACGAGGGCGCCATCGCCGCCCCGACGGCAGGGCTCCATTTTACGCCGGAGATCCTGGAGCGAATCCGGGCCAAGGGGGTCGAGACGTCCCGGGTGACTCTCCGGGTCGGGCTGGCCACCTTCCAACCGATGCGGACGGACAGGATCGAGGACCATCGCATGCTCGAGGAATCCTACGACGTGCCCGAGCCCGCCGCGGCCGCCATCGACCGAGCCAAGTCCGAGGCCCGGCCCGTCCTCGCCGTCGGCACGACCGTCGTCCGGACGCTCGAAAGCGCCGGCCGTTCGGGCCGGGTCCGGCCGGGTCCGGGAGCCACCTCCTTATTCATCACCCCCGGGTTCGAATTCAAAATCGTCGATCGCCTGCTGACGAACTTCCACCTGCCTCGATCGACGCTGCTGCTTCTCGTCTCGGCCCTGGCCGGGCGCGAGCTCGTTCTGGACGCCTACCGCGAAGCCGTCAAAGAGCGCTATCGGTTCTTTTCTTACGGCGACTGCATGCTGATTGTGTGA
- a CDS encoding Gfo/Idh/MocA family oxidoreductase, producing MSDDLKNPSRREFLKTGAVASVGTALAGLSLPGQAEARSGGARSQFKTAPIETVRVGFVGVGGMGSAHVQNYMNIDGVEIKAVCDIVPAKVERVQKWCTDAGRPKPAGYSNGPRDFERMCEKEDLDLVMTATPWEWHVPVCLAAMKSGKHAVTEVPAAMFLDDCWALVETAEKYGKHCQMMENCCYDRIELMTLNLVRQGVLGEVLHAEAGYLHDLREVKFSKDGEGLWRRAWAQKLNGNLYPTHGLGPVAQCLNVNRGDAFDVLVSMSSPGRGLQEYAVEKFGPDSLQAKEKYVLGDVNTSLIRTKLGKTIILIHDTNLPRPYTRINLVQGTKGLAHKWPDRVYVEGRAAKMHEWDDFEKFAAEFEHPLWKAIASKGEGRGHGGMDYIEDYRLIQSLRQGEPLDQDVYDAAAWSAVVEASCRSVAAKGKPVEIPDFTRGLWKTNPPLGIITA from the coding sequence ATGTCCGACGATCTCAAAAACCCCAGCCGCCGCGAATTCCTGAAGACGGGCGCCGTCGCCTCGGTGGGCACGGCCCTGGCCGGCCTCTCGCTCCCGGGCCAGGCCGAAGCCCGGTCCGGCGGAGCCAGGTCGCAATTCAAAACGGCCCCGATTGAAACCGTTCGGGTCGGATTCGTCGGCGTCGGCGGGATGGGCTCGGCCCACGTCCAGAACTATATGAACATCGACGGCGTCGAGATCAAGGCCGTCTGCGACATCGTCCCGGCCAAGGTCGAGCGGGTCCAGAAATGGTGCACGGACGCCGGCCGGCCCAAGCCCGCGGGCTACTCCAACGGGCCGCGCGATTTCGAGCGGATGTGCGAGAAGGAGGATCTCGATTTGGTCATGACCGCCACCCCCTGGGAGTGGCATGTCCCCGTTTGCCTGGCGGCGATGAAGAGCGGCAAGCATGCCGTGACCGAGGTCCCCGCGGCGATGTTTCTGGATGACTGCTGGGCCCTGGTCGAGACGGCCGAAAAATACGGCAAGCACTGCCAGATGATGGAGAACTGCTGCTACGACCGGATCGAGCTGATGACCCTCAACCTAGTCCGGCAGGGAGTCCTGGGCGAGGTCTTGCACGCCGAGGCCGGCTACCTGCACGACCTGCGCGAGGTTAAGTTCTCCAAGGATGGCGAGGGGCTGTGGCGGCGGGCCTGGGCCCAGAAGCTCAACGGCAATCTCTATCCGACCCACGGCCTTGGCCCGGTGGCCCAGTGCCTGAACGTCAACCGCGGCGACGCCTTCGACGTGCTCGTCTCGATGAGCTCGCCCGGCCGGGGCCTGCAGGAATATGCCGTCGAAAAGTTCGGCCCCGATTCGCTCCAGGCCAAGGAAAAATATGTTCTAGGCGACGTCAATACCAGCCTGATCCGGACCAAGCTGGGCAAGACGATCATCCTCATCCACGACACCAATCTGCCCCGGCCCTATACCCGGATCAATCTGGTCCAGGGGACCAAGGGCCTGGCCCACAAATGGCCCGATCGGGTCTACGTCGAGGGCCGGGCCGCCAAGATGCACGAGTGGGACGATTTCGAGAAGTTCGCCGCCGAGTTCGAGCACCCGCTGTGGAAGGCCATCGCCTCCAAGGGCGAAGGCCGCGGCCACGGCGGCATGGATTACATCGAGGACTACCGGCTGATCCAATCCCTGCGCCAAGGCGAGCCGCTCGACCAGGATGTCTACGATGCGGCCGCCTGGAGCGCCGTCGTCGAAGCCAGCTGCCGAAGTGTCGCGGCCAAAGGCAAGCCGGTCGAGATCCCCGACTTCACCCGCGGGCTATGGAAGACCAACCCCCCGCTGGGGATCATCACCGCGTAG
- a CDS encoding SprT family zinc-dependent metalloprotease, whose translation MSAAATVCHTLELDGRTVRLWLLRGSGRRVRIVVQPDGRITVHAPTRMPEDQILGFVRGKSRWIARTLHRVDNYIRLPHPERFQAGEAVAYLGVPHPLVVEGGGRAAAKMSGGSLIVRVPDPTDGAAAQRAVDRWLKARAGEVFERVLARHLTVASRFGIPRPSWSLRRMQRRWGSCGRDGRIVLNVRLVQTPLECIEYVIMHELCHLKHHHHGGDFYALLTQVMPDWPRRKELLSKIVVG comes from the coding sequence TTGAGCGCTGCCGCCACGGTTTGCCATACCCTTGAGCTGGACGGCCGGACGGTCCGGCTTTGGCTGCTGCGCGGCAGCGGCCGGAGGGTCAGGATCGTAGTCCAGCCCGACGGCCGGATCACCGTCCACGCCCCGACCCGGATGCCGGAGGATCAGATCCTCGGCTTCGTCCGCGGCAAGTCGCGCTGGATCGCCCGGACCCTGCACCGGGTCGATAATTATATCCGCCTGCCCCATCCCGAGCGGTTCCAAGCCGGCGAAGCCGTGGCCTACCTCGGGGTGCCCCATCCCTTGGTGGTCGAGGGGGGCGGCCGAGCCGCGGCGAAGATGTCCGGCGGTTCGCTGATCGTCCGCGTTCCCGATCCGACCGACGGGGCGGCGGCGCAGCGGGCCGTGGATCGCTGGCTGAAAGCCCGGGCCGGGGAGGTCTTCGAGCGGGTCTTGGCGCGCCACCTGACCGTCGCGTCCCGGTTCGGCATTCCGCGGCCGAGCTGGTCCCTGCGCCGGATGCAAAGGCGTTGGGGCAGCTGCGGGCGCGACGGTCGCATCGTCCTCAATGTCCGGCTGGTCCAGACGCCCTTGGAATGCATCGAATACGTCATCATGCACGAGCTGTGCCACCTGAAGCATCACCACCACGGAGGGGATTTTTACGCTCTCCTGACCCAGGTCATGCCCGACTGGCCCCGCCGCAAAGAGCTTCTGTCTAAGATCGTGGTCGGCTGA
- a CDS encoding diguanylate cyclase has product MNLRQRTLLHTGAIILVMIGLLFAILSKRLQTSFSALEREDVQTKVAAVKSSLANDLETIRGQTRDWAFWDDLYEFMTSADGDFIKTNITASTFGDLKIDLIAIFRPDGRELFGRVSDTGDGLPGSLPKEFAAHIAPDSPLLRPAGGTEVRTGLLLLSRQPLLFAAAPILRSDETGPAHGTVIFARYLDETLITRIEVLTGLRLKVFPAEAADLPADVRDARTELLAGRTTSIRTAGPDAISGYGLLIDYLGRPALIIRADSPRPIYAHGRISRRYLLFALLACAAVILAMNLIFLDLLIVRRIGRIDRLFEKVRASGDTSVRLRLSGKDELARMGASFDRLLDTLEDFRRHDRELSITDPLTTAYNRRHFNDKLAEEFGRAKRYGRPLSLIILDLDRFKDYNDAHGHLEGDELLKRTAEFLRGITRKQDIVTRFGGDEFAILLPETPRANARGLADRIRIGLGAAAGAGAPTLSAGVAAFPDDAAETEALINKADKALYRAKAAGRDRVESA; this is encoded by the coding sequence ATGAACCTTCGCCAAAGGACTCTGCTTCATACCGGCGCCATCATCCTGGTCATGATCGGTTTGCTTTTCGCCATCCTCTCCAAGCGGCTCCAAACGAGCTTCTCCGCCCTGGAACGCGAGGACGTCCAGACCAAGGTCGCGGCCGTGAAAAGCTCCTTGGCCAACGACCTGGAGACGATCCGCGGCCAGACCCGGGACTGGGCCTTCTGGGATGACCTCTACGAATTCATGACCAGCGCCGACGGCGATTTCATCAAGACCAATATCACCGCATCGACCTTCGGCGACCTGAAGATCGATTTGATCGCCATCTTCCGTCCCGACGGCCGGGAATTGTTCGGTCGGGTCTCCGACACGGGGGACGGCCTGCCGGGATCCCTGCCCAAAGAATTCGCCGCCCATATCGCCCCCGACAGCCCGCTTCTCCGTCCGGCCGGAGGGACCGAGGTCCGGACAGGCCTGCTTCTCCTATCCAGACAACCCCTCCTCTTCGCCGCGGCCCCGATCCTCCGCTCGGACGAGACCGGACCCGCCCACGGAACGGTGATTTTCGCCCGCTATCTCGATGAAACGCTGATCACACGCATCGAAGTCCTGACCGGACTCCGGCTGAAGGTTTTCCCAGCGGAGGCGGCCGATTTACCGGCCGACGTGCGCGACGCCCGGACGGAGCTGCTGGCGGGCCGAACGACGTCCATTCGAACCGCCGGGCCGGATGCCATCTCAGGCTACGGCCTGCTGATCGATTACTTGGGCCGACCCGCCCTGATCATCCGCGCGGATTCACCCCGGCCGATCTACGCCCACGGCCGGATCTCTCGTCGCTATCTCTTGTTCGCCCTGCTGGCTTGCGCGGCCGTTATCCTAGCCATGAACCTGATCTTCCTGGACCTGCTCATCGTCCGGAGGATCGGCCGCATCGACCGCCTGTTCGAAAAAGTCCGCGCCTCGGGCGACACCTCGGTCCGCCTGCGGCTGTCCGGGAAAGACGAGCTGGCCCGGATGGGCGCCTCCTTCGACCGACTCTTGGACACCCTGGAGGATTTCCGCCGGCACGACCGCGAGCTGTCCATCACCGACCCCCTGACCACGGCCTACAACCGGCGTCATTTTAACGACAAGCTGGCGGAGGAATTCGGGCGGGCCAAGCGCTACGGACGCCCGCTGTCGCTCATCATCTTGGATCTCGATCGGTTCAAGGATTACAACGACGCCCACGGCCATCTCGAAGGGGACGAGCTCCTTAAGCGGACGGCCGAGTTCCTGCGCGGCATCACCCGCAAACAGGATATCGTGACCCGCTTCGGCGGCGACGAGTTCGCCATCCTCCTGCCCGAAACGCCCCGGGCCAACGCCCGCGGCCTGGCGGACCGCATCCGGATCGGGTTAGGGGCGGCGGCGGGCGCCGGCGCACCGACGCTGAGCGCCGGGGTGGCCGCCTTCCCCGACGACGCCGCGGAGACCGAGGCTCTGATCAACAAGGCGGACAAAGCCCTCTATCGGGCCAAGGCCGCGGGCCGCGATCGCGTCGAATCCGCCTGA
- a CDS encoding AMP-binding protein: protein MNEQRTLPRLLEISAERFPDNVLMWEKKADKYEGTTFAQMRALVHRFGAGLMSLGLEKGDRAALISEGRNDWVMGELGLLYVGAVDVPISVKVDELADLKFRLLHSGCKMALVSPGHIDKIRRIKADLPELKLTICFDGLKSFETDEVSAATVLKHGEDFLGHSRAAFEARWQSVRESDHANICYTSGTTADPKGIILTHRNYTANVEQGTAMIDPQPDWVLFNVLPWDHAFGHTCGIYMMMKSGASIASVQQGRTAMETVKNVPLNIKELRPHVFLSVPALAKNFRKTIEKGVRDRGPKAEALFAKAMKTAYAYNKEGWNRGRGAQKMKKPVLALYDKLLFSKIRANFGGRLKFFVGGGALLDIELQRFFYAVGIPMLQGYGLTEAAPVISANSLTHHKLGSSGRVMSGLEVRICDSDGNALPAGASGEIVVRGENVMAGYWRNDKATAEALRGGWLYTGDLGYLDRDGYLYVLGRVKSLLIANDGEKYSPELIEEAVTDSSPYIEQLMLYNDQSPYTVALLVPAKEAVLGWLKKKSLSVKEPEGRDAGLRLLEGEIAKYREGGEFAGQFPGRWLPSAIAVLGESFTEQNRLLNSTLKMVRGRIVDYYRNRIDFLYTAEAKSILNSQNRAIVERFE, encoded by the coding sequence ATGAACGAACAACGCACTCTACCCCGGCTTCTGGAGATCAGCGCCGAGCGGTTTCCCGACAACGTCCTGATGTGGGAGAAGAAGGCCGATAAGTACGAGGGGACGACTTTCGCTCAGATGCGGGCCCTCGTCCACCGCTTCGGGGCCGGGCTGATGAGCCTGGGACTGGAAAAGGGCGATCGCGCGGCCCTGATCTCCGAGGGCCGCAACGACTGGGTCATGGGCGAGCTCGGCCTCCTCTATGTCGGTGCGGTCGACGTGCCCATCTCGGTCAAAGTCGACGAGCTGGCCGACCTCAAGTTCCGTCTCCTCCACTCGGGCTGCAAGATGGCCCTGGTTTCCCCTGGCCACATCGACAAGATCCGGCGGATCAAGGCCGACCTGCCCGAGCTCAAGCTGACCATCTGCTTCGACGGCCTGAAATCGTTCGAAACCGACGAAGTCTCGGCTGCGACCGTGCTCAAGCACGGCGAGGATTTCCTCGGCCACAGCCGGGCCGCCTTTGAGGCCCGTTGGCAGTCCGTGCGCGAGAGCGATCACGCCAACATCTGCTACACCTCGGGAACCACCGCCGACCCCAAGGGCATCATCCTGACCCACCGCAACTATACGGCCAACGTCGAGCAGGGCACGGCCATGATCGATCCCCAGCCGGACTGGGTCCTGTTCAACGTCCTGCCCTGGGACCACGCTTTCGGGCATACCTGCGGCATCTACATGATGATGAAATCCGGGGCCTCGATCGCTTCGGTCCAGCAGGGGCGGACCGCCATGGAAACCGTAAAGAACGTGCCCCTCAACATCAAGGAACTCCGCCCGCACGTTTTTTTAAGCGTGCCGGCCCTGGCCAAGAACTTCCGCAAGACCATCGAAAAGGGTGTCCGGGACAGGGGCCCCAAGGCCGAGGCGCTCTTCGCCAAGGCCATGAAGACCGCCTATGCCTATAATAAGGAGGGCTGGAATCGCGGCCGCGGGGCCCAGAAGATGAAGAAGCCCGTTCTGGCCCTTTACGACAAGCTCCTGTTCAGTAAGATCCGGGCGAATTTCGGCGGCCGGCTGAAGTTCTTCGTCGGCGGCGGGGCCCTGCTCGACATCGAGCTGCAGCGCTTCTTCTATGCCGTCGGCATCCCCATGCTTCAGGGCTATGGGCTGACGGAAGCCGCCCCGGTCATCTCGGCCAACAGCCTGACCCACCACAAGCTGGGGTCCTCCGGCCGGGTGATGTCCGGCCTGGAGGTCCGCATCTGCGATTCGGACGGCAACGCCCTCCCCGCCGGCGCCTCGGGCGAGATCGTGGTCCGCGGCGAAAACGTCATGGCCGGCTACTGGCGCAACGACAAGGCCACGGCCGAGGCGCTGCGGGGCGGCTGGCTCTATACCGGCGATCTGGGCTACCTCGATCGGGACGGCTATCTCTATGTCCTGGGCCGGGTCAAGAGCCTGCTCATCGCCAACGACGGCGAGAAGTACAGCCCCGAGCTGATCGAGGAAGCCGTTACGGACAGCTCGCCCTACATCGAACAGCTGATGCTCTACAACGACCAGTCGCCCTATACGGTGGCCCTGCTCGTCCCGGCCAAAGAGGCCGTCCTGGGCTGGCTGAAGAAAAAGAGCCTCTCGGTCAAAGAGCCCGAGGGGCGCGACGCCGGGCTCCGGCTCCTGGAGGGGGAGATCGCCAAATATCGAGAGGGCGGCGAATTCGCCGGCCAGTTCCCCGGCCGCTGGCTGCCGTCCGCGATCGCCGTCCTGGGCGAGTCGTTCACCGAGCAGAACCGCCTGCTCAATTCGACCCTCAAAATGGTCCGCGGCCGGATCGTCGATTATTACCGGAACCGGATCGATTTCCTTTATACCGCTGAGGCCAAGAGCATTCTCAACTCCCAGAACCGGGCCATTGTGGAGCGGTTTGAGTAA
- a CDS encoding C1 family peptidase gives MKKTILGALLAAGVAAVWLSAGFGQSDSVPGLGLRLATPDRLRGVPLAFTPYSGDTLPAAVDLSPDMPPPGQQGSQNSCVGWAMAYALKSYQEKVEEKQPYGRDAALDARRVFSPAFIYNQCNGGRNVPILYADAFAILSEQGAATWADMPYNIADAASQPGAEIKQRAARYKIDFWRQVNAQDVKEVKAHLHAGFPVLIGANVDQAFIKHPAGTTWQSIGTVVGGHAMVVVGYDDARRAFRLMNSWGRDWADGGFCWVDYDLFRRVVNEAYVAKDARNSPAPAVVTPGEDPVPPPAPTPRRAASLALLAINHNASFPGRPDLGYFMKFDGSLDIPAGLGRSDQIVVYFYYDAGNGTPGAAVAGADRAYADINGWAACGTQSYPVPTEGLRTNWATWIPYAALLVPVGRNVASPQGWVYQMAETHLLAQAVLFVDGFGVVRSPYIPFFVRK, from the coding sequence ATGAAAAAAACGATCTTGGGCGCGCTCCTAGCGGCCGGCGTGGCCGCTGTCTGGCTGTCCGCCGGGTTCGGGCAGTCCGATTCCGTTCCCGGCTTGGGCCTCCGACTGGCGACACCGGACCGGCTCCGGGGAGTCCCCCTGGCCTTCACCCCCTACTCGGGCGATACGCTGCCGGCGGCGGTCGATCTCTCCCCCGACATGCCGCCGCCCGGACAGCAGGGCAGCCAGAATTCCTGCGTCGGCTGGGCCATGGCCTACGCCCTGAAAAGCTATCAGGAGAAGGTCGAGGAGAAACAGCCTTATGGCCGAGACGCGGCCTTGGACGCCCGGCGCGTCTTCAGCCCGGCCTTCATCTACAACCAATGCAACGGCGGGCGGAATGTCCCGATTCTTTACGCCGACGCCTTCGCCATCCTGTCTGAACAGGGGGCAGCGACCTGGGCGGATATGCCATACAATATCGCCGATGCCGCCTCCCAACCGGGCGCCGAGATCAAGCAGCGGGCGGCCCGCTACAAGATCGACTTCTGGCGCCAGGTCAACGCCCAGGACGTCAAAGAGGTCAAAGCGCACCTCCACGCCGGGTTCCCCGTCCTCATCGGAGCCAACGTCGACCAGGCCTTCATTAAACATCCGGCCGGCACAACCTGGCAGTCGATCGGGACCGTCGTAGGCGGCCACGCCATGGTCGTCGTCGGCTACGACGACGCGCGCCGGGCTTTCCGGCTGATGAACTCCTGGGGCCGGGATTGGGCCGACGGGGGGTTCTGCTGGGTCGACTACGATCTTTTTCGCCGGGTCGTCAACGAGGCTTACGTGGCCAAGGATGCCCGCAACAGTCCCGCGCCCGCGGTCGTAACGCCGGGCGAAGATCCCGTCCCGCCGCCGGCTCCGACGCCGCGGCGTGCGGCCTCGCTGGCCCTTCTCGCCATCAATCACAATGCGTCCTTCCCCGGCCGGCCCGACCTGGGGTACTTCATGAAGTTCGACGGCAGCCTGGACATCCCGGCCGGGCTGGGGCGGAGCGATCAAATCGTCGTCTACTTCTACTACGACGCCGGGAACGGAACGCCGGGCGCCGCAGTGGCCGGCGCCGACCGGGCTTACGCCGACATCAACGGCTGGGCCGCCTGCGGCACCCAGAGCTATCCCGTCCCCACCGAGGGCCTGCGGACGAATTGGGCCACTTGGATCCCTTACGCCGCCCTGCTCGTCCCCGTCGGCCGCAACGTGGCCTCCCCTCAGGGCTGGGTCTATCAAATGGCCGAAACCCATCTCTTGGCCCAGGCCGTCCTGTTCGTGGACGGCTTCGGAGTCGTCCGATCGCCATACATTCCGTTTTTCGTCCGCAAATAA
- a CDS encoding uroporphyrinogen decarboxylase family protein: protein MTGRERILAALRGEPADRTPVMLHNFLMAARENGLTMARFRRDGRAVAASFIRAVETYSTDGILVDVSTAMLAGALGVPVDLPEDLPARCKGPLIASLEAVPDLQPPDIAGYFEIETALESVRILKAHFGDAVAVRGNADQAPFSLAAMVRGLDAWMMDLVEADPERIRTLLDYCFEATRQFLDLMAEAGADILSNGDSPAGPDLISPAAYRRFAQPWEKACADRAHSLGKPYVLHICGNTGPILADMIATGADGLELDYKTDPRQARAALRGRACLIGNIDPSGVLALGTPAEVEDRTRELLEIFRGEPRFILNAGCAIPAETPAANLRAMLDTRGD from the coding sequence GTGACGGGCCGGGAACGGATTCTGGCCGCCCTGCGGGGCGAGCCGGCGGACCGGACGCCGGTGATGCTGCATAATTTCCTGATGGCGGCCCGCGAAAACGGGCTGACCATGGCTCGCTTCCGGAGGGATGGACGGGCCGTCGCGGCGTCCTTCATCCGGGCCGTCGAAACGTACTCCACCGACGGGATTCTGGTGGACGTCAGCACGGCGATGCTGGCGGGAGCGCTGGGCGTTCCGGTCGATCTGCCCGAGGATCTGCCGGCTCGCTGCAAGGGACCGCTCATCGCCTCGCTCGAAGCCGTGCCCGATCTGCAGCCCCCCGATATCGCCGGCTATTTCGAGATTGAAACCGCCCTGGAGTCGGTCCGGATCCTCAAAGCCCATTTCGGGGATGCGGTCGCCGTGCGCGGCAACGCCGACCAGGCGCCCTTCTCGCTGGCCGCGATGGTCCGGGGCCTGGACGCTTGGATGATGGACCTCGTCGAGGCCGATCCGGAGCGGATCCGGACCTTGCTCGACTACTGCTTTGAGGCGACCCGCCAGTTCCTGGACTTGATGGCGGAAGCCGGCGCGGACATCCTTTCCAACGGCGACAGCCCGGCCGGCCCGGATCTGATCTCGCCGGCCGCTTACCGGCGGTTTGCCCAGCCGTGGGAGAAAGCCTGTGCGGACCGGGCCCATTCGCTCGGCAAGCCCTATGTCCTCCATATCTGCGGCAACACGGGCCCCATTCTGGCGGACATGATCGCGACCGGGGCGGACGGGCTGGAGCTGGATTACAAGACCGACCCGCGGCAAGCCCGGGCAGCGCTCCGGGGGCGGGCCTGCCTGATCGGCAACATCGACCCCAGCGGAGTTCTGGCCTTGGGAACGCCGGCCGAAGTCGAAGACCGGACCCGCGAGCTGCTCGAGATCTTCCGGGGCGAGCCCCGCTTCATCCTCAATGCCGGCTGCGCCATCCCGGCCGAAACCCCGGCCGCGAACCTGCGGGCCATGCTCGACACTCGCGGGGACTGA
- a CDS encoding M48 family metalloprotease — translation MERRLARVSGPIALLIIACLIGCVVNPVTGKKEFNIISESMEIEMGRSTDVSIREEYGIYDDPALNGYVEALGKRMAPITHRPQLPYHFSVLDTPVENAFAAPGGYIYVTRGMLAIMEDEAALAAIIGHEMGHVNARHTARAMSRQLLLIGGVLVASALSEDIQKIAPFAIVGLQVLFLKYSRDDEYQADSLGVQYARKIGYAPGQVIPLFTTFLRMEKNSQGPSLPNFLSTHPLTDRRIEEINKMLEPGDAGLRVARPEYIKRIDGLVFGDNPRQGYVEAGAFYHPDLQFALKIPQGWKYQNSPKQFIMASDDEKAAVFLSAEATTKDLGVYLQEQLTAFKESQVKEVSRSPLQINGLNALRGLYDVRPKPVEGQAETTETPMSVDIHCIRKGSQVFTFLCAAGEADFTKYTGAIESAIRSFQPLTDPAKLNRKPLRISMQAARGAEVFRAALKRLNAPEKQWKNLEMLNGLSLDKAIGADRAIKIVR, via the coding sequence ATGGAAAGACGCCTGGCCAGAGTCTCGGGCCCGATCGCCCTTCTGATCATCGCCTGCCTCATCGGCTGCGTCGTCAACCCCGTCACCGGCAAGAAAGAGTTCAACATCATCTCCGAGTCCATGGAGATCGAGATGGGGCGGTCGACGGACGTCAGCATTCGGGAGGAATACGGGATCTACGATGATCCCGCCCTGAACGGCTATGTGGAAGCCTTGGGCAAACGCATGGCCCCGATCACCCACCGGCCCCAGCTGCCGTACCATTTTTCCGTGCTGGACACGCCGGTCGAGAACGCCTTCGCGGCGCCGGGCGGCTACATCTACGTCACCCGCGGCATGCTGGCCATCATGGAGGACGAGGCGGCTCTGGCCGCCATCATCGGCCACGAGATGGGCCACGTCAACGCCCGCCACACGGCCCGGGCCATGAGCCGTCAGCTCCTGCTGATCGGCGGGGTCCTCGTGGCCAGCGCCCTAAGCGAGGACATCCAGAAGATCGCCCCCTTCGCCATCGTCGGCCTGCAGGTCCTGTTCCTCAAGTACAGCCGGGACGACGAGTATCAAGCCGACAGCTTGGGCGTCCAATACGCCCGCAAGATCGGCTACGCGCCCGGCCAAGTGATCCCGCTCTTCACCACCTTCCTGCGGATGGAGAAAAACAGCCAGGGGCCGAGCCTGCCCAATTTCCTGTCCACCCACCCCCTGACCGACCGCCGCATCGAAGAGATCAACAAAATGCTCGAGCCCGGCGACGCCGGCCTGCGGGTGGCCCGGCCGGAGTACATCAAGCGGATCGACGGCCTGGTCTTCGGCGACAACCCCCGCCAGGGCTATGTCGAAGCGGGCGCCTTCTATCACCCCGACCTCCAGTTTGCCCTCAAGATCCCGCAGGGCTGGAAATACCAGAACTCGCCCAAGCAGTTCATCATGGCCTCCGACGACGAGAAAGCGGCCGTCTTCCTGTCGGCCGAGGCGACGACCAAAGACCTCGGCGTCTACCTTCAGGAGCAGCTGACGGCCTTCAAAGAATCCCAAGTCAAGGAAGTCTCCCGGTCCCCCCTCCAGATCAACGGACTGAACGCCTTGCGGGGGCTATATGACGTTCGGCCCAAGCCCGTGGAGGGGCAGGCGGAGACTACGGAAACGCCGATGTCGGTCGACATCCATTGCATCCGGAAAGGCAGTCAGGTCTTCACCTTCCTCTGCGCGGCCGGAGAGGCCGACTTCACCAAGTACACCGGGGCCATCGAAAGTGCCATTCGCTCGTTCCAGCCGCTGACCGACCCGGCCAAGCTCAACCGGAAGCCGCTACGGATCTCGATGCAGGCGGCCCGCGGAGCGGAGGTCTTCCGGGCCGCCCTGAAGCGGCTGAACGCACCCGAAAAACAGTGGAAAAACCTGGAAATGTTGAACGGGCTCTCGCTCGACAAGGCCATCGGGGCCGACCGGGCGATCAAGATCGTCCGCTGA